ggacttggcttttttttttttttttttttttttttaacgttttgaGGATTTGAGAATGTAGGTGTCCCTCCTGTATGCAGAGTAAAGAGGGTGGCCACATTTGCAGGTGATTTGAAGTCTCATTGAGAATGAAAGGCAATTAAGAAAGGAATGCAGTGAGAGTGCACATGTGAagtagagcagaaagaaaaaaagatctttttTGGTTGGGGGAAGGCCACAAGAGGAGGTGAGACTAGAGCGTGTCTTGGAGGATTGAGAGAATGGGGTTAGAcaaagaggaggagaaacagcatttcaagttgggggtggggtgggggatttGGGCTTTTTGCCTGCAGGCATTAGGGCAGTCATTgatggttttttaattttttttttaatgtttatgtatgtatgtatttattttggctgcgctgggtcttagttgccgcatgcggtagttgcggcatgcgggatctttagttgtggcatgagaactcttagttgcagcatgcatgcgggatctagttccccgaccagaaatcgaacccagccccctgcattgggagcgtggagtcttacccactggaccaacagggaagtccccactgatGGTTTTTTGAGGGTAACAAGTGGTACTGAGCGTGATGACTCAAGGTGGAGTGTgatgaaggaaaggaaagtcTGTAGCTAGGGAGACCATATAGGGAATTTGCTAGACTGAAGCTCCGTGAGACATGGACGGGGTCTTTGTTCATCATTGTACCTGACCCTAATAAATACATATCTGTTGAAATGATGAATGAGTTTGTAGTGCTCCAGGGGCGAAGTGATAAAGGCCTTAGACTAGGATGATAATTGTGGACATAGGGTTACAGGGGGAAGCAAAGAAACAGTCAGAAATGCCCCCTGAAGTTTGGAGCAGGAGTGACTGGAAAGAAGGAGCCATAAGCAGGAGAGTCTGGAGGGGAGGTGCCCATGATTTCATTGAACGTATACCGACCTTGAGGTGGCAAGAGGACATCCATGTTGAAATGTCCAGCAGGCTCAGGAAGGTCAGCTGTGGACAGCAGTGTGGGGTTTGCCATTTGGTAGCTTTGTGACCTTAGGGaaattagttaacctctctgagcctcagtttcttcagctacAGAAAGGAgaggataataatatctatctcaCAGGActattgtgaagaataaatgaggctGTAACTATAAAGTGTCAGAGTAATTGGCACATGGTATTTACCAAATGACTATTATGGATGTCACCGTCGTCAAGGGAGTGATTTGCAAAGTTGATACCTGAACGTGAGGGTGACTGGTTTACATGTGAGagtgtagagagagaaagagggttAAAGACTGAATTTTGAGGAATGTTAGAaaatgaaaggaggaagaaatcCAAGAAGAGTCATAGAAGAAGCTGCCAACAAGATAGATCCTGGATTTTGTAATGTGGAAACCAGACGAGTAGGGAGTTTTCCAGGCAAGAGGGGGCATCCTCTTTGCTGGTGGCCATCCAAAAGGTGCTATTTGAGTATGACCCCATTACAGTAATCCAGAAAACATACCAAAGAAATCTTCacctctgtgtttgtttttaggaTTTGTCTTGGGAGGTGCATTTGGGGTGTTCACTGCCGGCATTGATACCAATGTGGGCTTTGACCCTAAGGATCCTTACCGCACGCctacagcaaaagaagttcttaaAGACATGGGGCAGAGAGGAATGTCCTATGCCAAAAATTTTGCCATCGTGGGCGCCATGTTTTCTTGCACTGAGTGTTTGGTAGAATCTGTAAGTGTCCCTGCCTTCTGAGAAAGCCTTGCCTGTTTCCATCTTGGGACTTCTCAAGAGAAATACTCTTAATGCTACTAGAAAGCAGGTCAGAAATGTCCAATACTTGCTAGATTAAATTTCCATTAAATAGTTCCTAATGTAAACTTTTTGTGCGTTTATGATTTGGGCTTGcattattttttacttgtttttgtaGGCTAGAAGTTGGTtaatgagtttatttatttattttttggctgcaccgcgctgcttgcaggatcttggttccccaaccagggattgaacccgggctccctgcagtggaagcacggagtcctcaccactggactgccagggaattcccagttaaTGATTTTAAACAGAATACTTACTGGGGAACTGAGAAGAGATTTTGATTACTTCTCAAATGTTAGACTTGGTTTCAGCGCTCTGGTGCCACCTGCAGGAAGCATTTATGAATACATTCAAATTTTAagaactatactttttttttttttttttttgcggtacgcgggcctctcactgtcgtggcctctcccgttgcggagcacaggctctggacgcacaggctcagcggccgtggctcacgggcccagccgctccgcggcatgtgggatcttcctggaccggggcgcgaatccgcgtcccctgcatcggcaggcggactctcaaccactgcgccaccagggaagcccggaactatacttttgaaagagaaaaagataggtGTCCTTTGGGGAGGGACTAAATTAGCCAGACAGAAACCccgtcttttttttccttcatcatctTGTGTGGCTTGTTTCTTTGGCTCTGAACTGCTCTTCTCCACCCACAGTACCGGGGAAAATCAGATTGGAAGAACAGTGTCATTAGTGGCTGCATCACTGGAGGAGCCATTGGTTTCAGAGGTTAGTAAACAATTCTCAGATGGTTTTTTTTGTGGCCTTGGACAACATGCTGAAGTTGACATTTCTAAACATATGAGCATTCCAAGGACAGCCCAAGGCATATGTGGACACTTGATATTCTTCCCTTCTGACAAGTAAACCACGTTTGCTTCTGTGTTAACTCAGTTTTGGAAACTTCTAGTATCTAGATCAGGGTTTCTGATCCTTGGCATTGTTGACATTTTCGACCAGATGAATGTTTGCTAGGGGGAGGGGGGCGCTGTCCTGTGCAGGTAGGATgtatagcagcatccctggcctctacccccTGGATGCTAGTAGCATCCTTTAGTGGTGACAAGtaaaagtgtctccagacattgccaaatgtcccctggggaacAAAGTCACCCCCAGGTGAGAACCACAGAGAGATCTAGATCTATCTTAGAAAAAAGAACTGCCCCCATCTTAAACATACGGGAAGAACTTCCTCATAATATGCAGGTGTGTGTTGCTATGCAGGAAAGTACAGAAGCATAGCTGGCCCCATTTGTCCAAATAGCAGGCTCTGCTGAAATTTCAGTTCCATGCATTACAAACAGTTAGACATCTTTCTTCGTACTATAcaactgtcattttaattttgtgtataaGTTATCACGGCAATGTCTTTCTGCACCTTGGGGTTCTTAGATTTCTACCCCTTGAAAGCCAGATATAGGTATACTAGAAATGTTGGCTTATCatctataaacaacaaagaaaaaaaccggTTCCCTGCCACTTCTCCCTGTTGTTGTGTCGGTCGAGAGTGTGGTGCAGGGCGTCAGTGACTTAGCGTTCCTAACGGTGTACATTGCTGGGCTTCTCTCCATCTGCTGTGCCCAGACTTATCCAAAGCAAAGagccttttttctcattttctgagaGGCAGGATGATTTGCTCTCATTAAAACCTGATTTTCCTCCTCAAACAGCCATTTGTGATTTATGGAGTAACTTCCCCTTTGGTCTTCCCATGTCTCAGCTTTGTCAGGGCCTTTGAGAGGCTCAGCTCCCTCTAGGATTGCTTTGATCACCTTCCCAGGAATTTATTCCATAAACAAATCAGGGTAACAGGCCATATGCTTTCACTTGATTCCAAGGGCTGGTTCTCTTAGCCAGTTTCCTGCCTGTGAGGGGCTATTTTCTTGAGGCTGGAAATAGTAATTCTTTAGAACGAGAAAAGTTAAACGAACGTACAGTTAGATAAAAGCACACTGGATCAGATCGTGTGCACAGCTTCACTGAAGTCTTCCAGCTGTCGGCTAGGTTGAATGATTTAGAACACATACGCCGGTTTCTTTGCCTCTGCGGGTACCCAAACTTTTCCTGAGTGCAGCCTGACCCGGCATCTGTCACCACAGGTAATGTCATTTGTGTTTGCTTTACAGCTGGCTTAAAGGCTGGGGTCATTGGTTGTGGAGGTTTTGCTGCTTTCTCTGCTGCGATCGATTATTACCTACGGTGAGAGCAGTTGGCTCCGGGGAAGGATGATGCCGGCCCAGGATCAGAGCTGTTCTGTGTAGGGCAGTTTCTGCACCATTCCGGGGCACTTGCTTCAGAGACTGAAGACATTTGTTTTCCCTCACATAGTTGGTGTCGTGAGGGAGCCGCCTGGCTGCAACCTGCCACCTCTGAGCAGCCACGCTCTCTGCTCCTGGTCTCCAGCCAGGCTGTGGGGGGCTGTGCCACGCCAGCCTCCCTCTTTCAGGCAGATCAGGAGTCAGCATGTTGACCTGCAGGAGCTGAGTTCCGCAGAGGCTCAGTCCTGCCCGCAACTGGCCCTCTGGTTGTTTGGTGCCGTGGGAACGGAGGGGACTTTACATACACCCGGGAAGCTGTTCCACCTTGGACCTCCATGCCATCATCCATCTCACACGTTGGGGCAGGGCAAAGTGAATTTATGCCATCCGACCAGTTGTGTCATTTTGTTTAGTGTTCTGCTATCCTTgttaaaaaacatatacatatgtatgtatttatattacaGTTTAAAAGGttggcttatttttttcaaattccacaATTCCCAAAAATGGTTCCAGGTGCCCAAAGATTGAACACACGTAGGGAAAGCGTGAGCAAACTCCTGAGAAGTTTGGGAATGTTAGGTTCCCAGGGTCTGCAGAGTAGTGTTATCCTCACTGAGATTGTTACATTGGCCAGGGCCTTCCCCTAAAGAAGCCCAGCCTAGCCATGTCCTAGGATGCGTTGAAATTCCACGCATAACCCCTGCTGGCCTCttctaaaaaaaaaccctcctgtgGGCTGGCCAATGGGAATGCCTGCGGTCTAAACCACACACTGGTGTTCTGCTCTGACCACCAGACCAGGCCCGGCTCAAGGACACAGTGTGTGAAGGGTCCTGCTCTGGTCATCCTGGTGACTAAGTCACAGCAGCCACTGGTTATGATCAGACCGTGTTGAGCTGTTCACCACGACCAATTTTCTCTGGTGtcagtggttttttttcttccttaaacataTTAGTGTTTTTGACTTGACCTGGTAGCCTTTTTTCTGACAGCAGCAGCTCAGCCTCATTCTGTGCCATGTGCAAAGAAATAGCCTTTTACAATTGGGATCTGCCACAGATGCTGCTTTACTCGGGTGCTTTGGTGGTGGGGTGAAGATGAACTCAGGACAGGCAGGTAGCTTGGTGGGGGCCATGTAATTCCAGCCACCTTAAGCCAGTGGTAACGTCTCCTTTATTCTGCCTTtgcctttttgccttttttttggcTTTCTGCCCCCTTGTCTGCTGTCTTCCAGCTCACCCACCCTTAACCAGAATTCAGACTCAGCTGAACCGTCCAGACatcctgagtgtgtgtgtgtgagataatgTCAAACCCAGCTGGTAACACCTTCCTCTGGCCGTGTCTGCTGTTGCCTTTGGAATGAGTGAGCTGGTACACAAGACTCATGTCCTTCTTTGGGGAATTCTATAGAATGCCTGTCCCAGTCTCAGTCACGAGGCTTCACTGCTGCTAGGCTGGCTGGAGTATCCTCACAGGTCAGAGAACAAATGTAGGCGTGTTTCCTCTACCGTCCGTAAATAAGTCACCTATAAGCACTTCTTAGAGCAAGAGTAGATACTCCTACCCTGGCACCTGTTACAGTGCTAGAAGCCCAGCATCTTCTGCCATCCAGTCTAGTGCGTGGGGTCAAATACATTGACTGACTGAGTACAGGAAACTCTGCCCTCACGACTGCCTTGAAAAAGATGAGCCCTGGGCTGTCAGTAGCCATCAGTTCAATAAGCCAAGCATTGTCCACGTTGACTGTTCAGTCAAGAGAGGAGATGAATAGTTTCCTGTTGTAGATGGCTAAGGAGGCAGTATGAGCTCATAAACCAAACACCAATTTTCAGAGACATCTGTTCCTGATCGCCAGAATAAACACAGTGTCCAATGGCTTAGGCTGGTGGGAGCCTACATTAACCCCACTAGCTCTCTTACAGGGAGGATGGGCCCTCTAGGGGATCCAGCCTCTCCAACAAGCAGATGAGGACAAAAGGCTGCCCCAAAGACCTGCTACTTCCAAGGAAAATGTAGAGAAAAGTTTACATAAAATAAGCCTCCACTTGCATGGACAACTTCCTGCCATCTCTCTGAGGCATACTGATGGCCACACCCCTGGTGGGGCAGTTGTATTTCATGAGAAGAACCGGCTGGTGACTGAGCTGGAGGCGTTGGTGAAAGAGCAAGGAGGGGGCGCGGGCTCAGCGCCCCCCAAAACCGCCACAGTCCCCACAGGCCAAAGGGAAGCTCAAGGGGGAGTTCACTAGGTAAACAGATTGTTGGAAGCACATCTGGATGCAGCTGGAAGAGTTAAATATTTAGATTGGTGGTCTTCCCTGGACTCCTGAGAACACAAACGTCCACACCACAGGGCTGAGTTGTGTGCAAATGTTGGggctttgcatttttttttattaacattttcctcTCACGTGGTTTACATCAACTTATAATCTACGTAAGTTGAAACAGAACATAgaccaaagaaaaatatatccttACCAACTTATTAAAGTCAAATATTAATGAAGTGTCCCATCCTACCTGTATCAGCAAACACCGACAGCCCACAGCCGTTGCCAGCAAGGACAGGCATGCAGGATTCCTGTAGCCTGTCTGATGGGCCTCTGTTGGCACAGCCTGCCCTGCTGGGCACAGTGGCTGGGGCTTCTGGGCTGCACAGTCCCTGTCTCGTAGGAGAACCCATGGGCTATTTCCTTGGTGCAGCTCAGTCCAGGTCTGGTACCCGCCCCTCCCCACTCTTGGGGGtgcaatttataaatattctgaGCCTTTTGCATTTCTCAGCCCTTCTGGCCTTCCTCCCATTCTCATTGCCTAAGTGAGGTTTGGGGGGCTGCAGTAGCTACCTGATGCTGAGAAGCAAACCTCCCTTGttttggggaggtgggaggcaCCCATTTGGGGCTGTAAATAGCTCTAGCTGGGCCTCCAGTTCATTCCAGTCAATGGCTGTGGAAGCAAGAGCCTTCCATGCCACATACCAGCTCCTGAGTGCTGAGCAGACTCCAGGGATGATCAGACGCTGGGATCTTTAGACTCAAGCGGACTTCCTTCTCTACCCCGTCTCAGGGAGCGGGGCTCCTTGCTAAGCTGCTAGCAGGCAGCTAGGGGGTCGGTATTTCCCTCCTCTTAGGCAGCTCTTTCCTCCGATGTGCACAGAATGTGTACCGTTCTGCCCATGACTGGGCAACAGGTGTAAACAGGATGAGAAAGGGCCCTTCCTCTCACTGAGCACGTGCTACGGCTTTAGGGCCCTAAACCCTTCTTTAAAACAGCCCTGAGCTCAAGCTAGGGGAGCTCTTCTCTCCAATCCTGAGGGCCCAGAATCTAGTCTCTGCCACACAGGAGAGCCAGGGAGCTGTGTACTGCAGCTCCAATCTCTGCAGCCCGGGAGTGTCTGCCCCCGCAGGCTAACTGCCAGAGGCCGGTGGCCGCTGCTCAGGTGGGAAGAAATTGCACTTTGGGGGTACTTCTCACTCCTTTCCAGTGCTGAGCAGCGGGCCTCGGAGTTGGGATCGGAACCTGCTGATCCCCTACTCTGGAGCAGAGCGTCCACAACGAGGGTCCCCTGCAAAACCCAGTCCCGAGAGAGGCAGGTACCTGT
This region of Physeter macrocephalus isolate SW-GA chromosome 14, ASM283717v5, whole genome shotgun sequence genomic DNA includes:
- the TIMM22 gene encoding mitochondrial import inner membrane translocase subunit Tim22, with product MAETAHGGRGSAPGAAASAEAPLQYSLLLQYLVGDKRQPRLLEPGSLGGIPSPAKSEEQKMVERAMESCAFKAALACLGGFVLGGAFGVFTAGIDTNVGFDPKDPYRTPTAKEVLKDMGQRGMSYAKNFAIVGAMFSCTECLVESYRGKSDWKNSVISGCITGGAIGFRAGLKAGVIGCGGFAAFSAAIDYYLR